The Elusimicrobiota bacterium nucleotide sequence AATCTGGGGGGCGGGTTGTTGGGGTTCCCGGAAAGAAACGGTGGACCCTTCCACCAGCGCGGCCAGAGTGAAGGGGCCCAGGTCCTTGTCCCGCCCCACGCGCTTAAAGGATGTGGGAGGTTCGGACTCCATCTGTTTTTGAATGTTCGGTGGGTCCACGTTGTAAAAGCCCGGCCAAACCCAACTGTTCGGTGAGGATCGAGCCATCCAGGTGAAGGTTAAGGTGGAGGGGGACCCTAGCGTTGACGTTAAAGCGCTAGCGAAAGGGAAACTTAAGACGTCAATCCCTTTCAGGGCTTGGTTCTCCCGCTGAAGCGCGTCCGCCATAATGAAAGGAAAATATTTAACCAAGAAGGCGGACCCTTTCGATTGCATCCCAATGTTACGGCATTGGTTGTCCATGACGAATTCCCGTTCCACGCGTATCCCGTAATGTTCCAAGAACGATTCTAAACCTGTGTCCTGTGCCATGGATCGGAAATTTTGGGGAAAGACGACCCGGCGGTTGAGCGCGACCACGAGAGGTATTCCCGAAGAAACATACGTGTCCAAAACAGAAAGCTCCTCTTCCGACAACTTGGACTGGGGACCCAATAGAAAGATCGCGTCGGGTGTGAGGCCCGAATCGAGGGTGCTCAATTGAGTGGGTTCCACATGGAACTCTTCAAAGAGACGGCCCGCAGGACCCTCCTTGATGAAGTTGGGAGACACCTCGTTGTGATTCGAAATGAAAAATAAGGTTTTCTTTTTCTCCTGACTCATCACACGGATTCGGCTGGCTAATTCGTATTCCAGGGTGTTGACGTCCTGAACAAAAGGAATGATGTCTTGTTTGTCTTGATAGTGGATAACCATTGCGATATAGCCTTCGCGAACCTGGAATTGGTCCGCGCTCTCCTGGGTGAAACGTCCCGGCTGGATGTTCAAGCGGCGGAATTCTCGGTCCATTTCATCCGACCCGTTTGGGGCAATGGTTTCCAGTGAAATCTTTCCTCGGCTGGAGGAACGCCATTCATTCAGCAAATCCTGGATATAGCGTCCCTGGCTCTCGTAGGGTTGAGGCAAACCCGGGGAGAGATACAACCGAATAAACACAGGATCTTCCAGTCCGTTCACCAGGTCCACGCTCGCCTGGGAAAGCGAATACCGTCCACCCGACGTCCAATCCCATCGGGCAAAAAAATGGTTTCCCAAAAGGTTAGCGAAAATCAGTGCTCCCAGGACCAACAGAACCCCGGTCCCGGAAAGAAGGCTCAAACGGAATTGACGTTGGTTGTGCGCGGGGAGGCTCATCGCCATCTCCGGGCGTTAAAACTCGCCAAGGTTCCCGTCAAAGCCAGGAAGGTCCCCGATAAAAAATAGAGGATATCTCGGGTGTCCACCACGCCCTTTAAAAACCCTTCGAAGTGCCGGTTCACTCCCAGGAAAGACAACAGTTGGCCTGGTACGCCAGGCATGTAATCCGCGGCCTGTCCCACCATGAAGAACGCAAAACAAAACAGAAAGCCGAGCAGGAACCCGACCACTTGACTTCGGGTGAATGAGGAAGCCAACAGGCCAAGCGATCCGTAGAACGCGCCCAGAAGGATCGTCCCAAAAAAACCGCCAGCCATTTGTCCGAAATCCGGGGGGCCCAACGCGATTAAGATACCGAAATAGGGGAGGGAGAATAGGACCATGATCAGCCAAATTGAAAGAATAGCCCCGTATTTCCCCATCACAATTTCGGCGTCATCCAGGGGGAGTGTGGCGAGTGTTTCGATGGTCCCTGTCTTGAACTCCTCGGAAAAAAGGCGCATGGTCAAGGCGGGCACGAAAATTCCAAGCATCAGGGGCAGTGTTCCGAAAAAAGAGTCCAGGTTGGCTTGGCCCCCTAAGAAAAGGGAGCTGGTAAAAAACCAGCCTTGCAACAAAAAGAAAAGAACAAGAACAATGTACGGCATGGGGGAGTTAAAGGATTCTTTCCACTCTTTCTTCGTCAAAAGCCAGGCCCGAGAAACCCTCATTTCGCCTCCGTGAATTGTCGGAAAATATCGTCCAAGGCGGCGGTGGGACGGCGCAGTTCCATGAGGGGCCATCCGGTTTCCGCGGCCAGGCGACCCATCTGCTCCCGCAAGTCTTCGGAAGCGGAGACGCGAAACCCAGGGCAACCGGGTTCCGCGTCGTCAATATGTTCCACCGCGGTCACCCCCGGAAGGGACCGCAGTTTTGCAGACACCCGATCGGCGGGGCCCCTCAGTCGGACGTAAAAGGTTTGGGTCCTCGTGACCCCTTTTTGTAACTCCTCTAGGGTTCCCTGAGCCGCAATTTTTCCCTTGTGGATAATCAAGATCCTGTCGCAAATTTTCTGGGCTTCCGGCAGAATATGGGTGGAGAGGAGGACGGTTTTCTTCTCCTTCAAGCGGAGGATCAGATCACGCACCTCTTTTTGTTGGTTGGGATCAAGCGCTGACGTAGGCTCGTCTAAAATGAGGATTTGGGGGTCGTGCAAAATGGCCAGGGCCAACCCCAGTCGTTGACGGTAACCCTTTGAGAGTTCGCCCACGTCTTTCGACATAACCTCCAACAAGGAGCACTGTTCCGCCACTTCATCAATCCGGCTGTCCATCCTGTTTTCAGGGATTTCCCTGAGTCGGGCGAAAAGTCGAAGCGATTCCCATACCCCCAGGGATTCGTAAAGAGGGTTAGCTTCCGAAAGATATCCCACGCGACGACGAACGTCCATGGGATTTTCTTGGACATCCCATCCCCCCATTTTTATAACGCCTGAGGTGGGCGGAAGGTAGCCCGTCAGAACACGAAGGGTTGTGCTTTTTCCCGCCCCGTTGGGACCCAGAAGACCGACCACTTCGCCTGGGTTTACGGTAAAGGAAACATCGGTCACGGCCCGGGTGGATCCGTATTCTTTTGTCAGGTTTTTAACATCAATCATGGAAGCGCGGGTGTCATAGTTTTAGTGAAAAAATAGTAGAAATACAAAAAACAAAAATCAACTGCGGTTTGCTCAGGATAGTGGTAGTATGATCTCCGAGGAAATATCTACAACCGTCACATCATGCCATTTATTTCACCTGCCCAGCGTGCTGGTCTCCGCCGAAAACTTCTCAACTGGTATTGGGTTCATGGTCGCCATGCTCTTCCGTGGCGCGGCACCTTTGACTCTTACCACGTTTTGGTTTCAGAATTCATGCTCCAACAGACCACGGTCCGTACGGTCATCCCTTATTTCCATCGGTTTATGAAATCCTTTCCCACGGTTCGCCATCTGGCTCGGGCGCCGTTAGAAAACGTGCTGGAACGGTGGGCTGGGTTAGGTTATTACGCCCGTGCTCGAAACCTTCACGGGGCCGCCCGGATGTTGGTTCGTGACTACGGGGGGGAAGTCCCTTCCTCGATTGAAAAGGCACAATCTCTTCCCGGGGTTGGCCCCTACACAGCCGGGGCGCTTTTGTCTTTTGCCCACGACCAGTCCGAAGCGTTAGTGGATGGAAATGTGATTCGCGTTTTTGCCCGAATTTTTGGAATCAAACGTGAGACCCGAGAACCCCAGACGCAAAAAAAAATATGGACCCTCACGCGGGCGCTCCTTCCTCCCAAGGGGGCACGCCATTTTAATTCGGCCCTCATGGATTTTGGAGCGACCGTCTGCCTGCCTCGTTCCCCCGCGTGCGAGGTTTGCCCCCTTTCGGATCTCTGTTGGGCTCATAAAAACGGCTGGGTGGATCGATTGCCCCTTTCGCGAAAGGCAACAGTGAAACGGGTGGTACGCTTGAACGCCTTTCTCGTTCAGCGGGGAGGAAAGTTCCTTTTGCGTCGTCGCCCCCTGGGCGGTCTTTGGGGCGGTCTATGGGAAATTCCTCTGGTCGAGACCCATGGTAAAAGGAAAGAGGCAGAGGGAAAATCTTACGCCCCACTCGTTCGATTGAGAGAAATCCGGCACGTGTTGTCCCACAGGGATTTGCGTGTGTCTATTTGGAAATCGGATGTGATCACAACGGCCGAAGGGGCCCGTTGGGTGAAAAAATCTCAAATTCAGAAAATGGCGATTTCATCCCTCACAAAAAAGATATTGGGATTCAAAAAAACTAGTTGATGGGGTCCCCCAAGTGGTGGCGGATGTCTTTGCCTTGGACCATGAAAATGACATCCTCGGCCACGTTGGTGGCGTGATCGCCAATCCGTTCGAGGTTGCGGGAAAGCAGAATTAAATCGACGTATTGGCAGGATCGTTCCGGATCATTTTTTAGTCGTTCAATCAGAGAGGTCAACGCTGTTGTTTTTAATTTGTCTTCCTCTTCTTCCTGAGTAAAGACGCTTTTGGCCAATTCCACATCTTTTCGAGCAAAAGCGTCCAAACTATCCCGAAGCATTTTTTGGCTGATCTCAGACATTCGGGTGAGCAACGCCACTTCAGGGACCGGGGTTTCTTTTAGGAGGTGGTAATGGCACGTTTGGCTGACGTTCACCGCCTGGTCGGCGATGCGTTCGAGATCCGTGTTGATTTTCATGGCCGAAGCGATGAGACGCAAATCAATGGCCATGGGTTGGTGCAAAGCGATCAGTTTAAGGCACCGGTCATCGATCTCCACGTGCATCTGGTTGACCTGTTTCTCGAGTTCGAACACTTCCGAGGTCAATTCGTCGCGTCGTTCGTAAAGTGCTTTGACGGCTTTTTGAATCATTTCTTCCGCGATGGAACCCATGCGGAGCAGGCGTTCTTTTAAGAGTCGTAAATCCTCATCGAAATGTCGTTCCATTTTTCATCTCCTCCCAGTGGTGGGTTAGCCGAATCGTCCCGTGATGTATTGTTCCGTGCGTGTTTCTTGGGGGCTGGTGAAAATACGACCGGTGGGGCCGAATTCCACCAGTTCTCCCAGGTAAAAGTAAGCGGTCATGGCAGACACCCGAGCGGCTTGCTGCATGTTGTGGGTGACGATGACGATGGAATACTGTTCCTTCAAACCTAAAATCATTTCCTCAATCCGCTGGGTGGCGATGGGGTCCAGCGCGGAACAGGGTTCGTCCATGAGCAAAACGTCGGGTTTCACCGCCAAGAGCCGGGAGATGCACAAGCGTTGTTGTTGTTCTGGGGGGAGGGTGAGGGCGGGTTCATTCAGTTTGTCTTTGACTTCTTTCCAAAGGCCAGTGGCGCGAAGGGACTGTTCCACTATTTCCGGAAGACGTTGTTGGGTCTTGAAATGATGAACACGTGGGCCGTAGGCCACATTTTCGAAAATGGAGATAGGGAACGGATTGGGGCGTTGAAACACCATGCCCACTCGCTTGCGGAGGGAAATAAGGTCGATCCCCGGTCCTAAAATCGTTTGGCTGTCCAGAAGGACTTCGCCTGTAATTCGTACCCCCCGAATGAGATCGTTCATTCGATTGAACGTTCTGAGAAGAGTGGATTTACCGCACCCCGATGGCCCGATGAAAGCGGTGATGGTACGGGGCGGAATCGGGATGGTCACATCTTTTAACGCGTGGAAATTCCCGTAATAGAGATTGAGGCCCCGGGTCTCGATGACGGGGGGCGCGGAGAGAGTCTCCGGGGCGGGTTGAAGAGGGAGATCAGCCAAAACGTCCGGAGACATAATCCGCGGTCCTCTGTTCTTTAGGGTTTGTGAAAAGTTGCCCCGTTTCGGAGAGTTCCACCAGTTCCCCCATGAGGAGAAAAGCGGTCCGATCCGATGTCCGGGAAGCTTGTTTTACGTTGTTGGTGACCAGCACAATCGACATGACTTTTTTGAGGCCCTGCATGGCTTCTTCAATTTTTGCTGTGGAAATGGGGTCGAGGCCCGAACAGGGTTCGTCCAAAAGGAGCACTTCGGGATGCAGCATGAGACTGCGGGCGAGACATAGGCGTTGCTGTTGTCCGCCGGAAAGAGCCAACGCCGAGAGGTTCAAGCGGTCTTTCACTTCGTCCCAGAGAAACGACGCCCGGAGGCTTTCTTCCAATCGTTGTTCAAAGTCCGCGCTCTTGTTTTGAAATCGGAGACCCAACCGGAGATTGTCCGCAATGGACATGGGGAGTGGAGTGGGAGTGGCGAACACCATACTGACACGGCGGCGGATAGCGGAGACATCGATTCCAGGCGCTAAAATATTGTCGTCATCCAACAGAAGTTCACCCGAGATGGTGAGCCCGTCTTCCAAATCGGTCAGGCGGTTCAAGCATCGTAAAAAGGTGGTTTTGCCGCTTCCGGCGGGGCCGATGATGGCCAATATTTCGTTCTGAATGAGAGAAAGGCTGACGTCTTCCAAAAGGGCTTTGTCTCCCGCGGTGATACGAATCTGACGGGCGCGGATCTTTTCTTTAAGGGCGGGGGTGGAAAGGCTCATCGGCCCTGGAGCCTCCGTCGAATTTTGGATCGAATGATGATGGCCGTGAAATTAAGCCCAAAGGTCAGGGCCAAGAGGACAAGCACCGTGGCGTAGAGAATGGGCATGGTGGCGTCCACGTCCGGCGATTGAGTCGCCAAAACGTACACGTGGTAGCCCAATTCCATGAACTGGTGGTTAAGCCGTGTGGGCAGGTGGGGCAAAAAGTAGGCGGCCCCGGTAAAAAGGATAGGCGCCACTTCCCCGGCTCCTCGGCTCACGGCCAAAATGGTCCCCGTTAAAATACCTCCCACCGCCTGGGGCAACAGCACATGTCGGACCATTTGCCAGCGGGTGGCGCCGAGGGAATAGGCGACTTCCCGATGGTTTTGGGGAACCACACGAAGGGCCTCTTCGGTGGACACCACCACGGTGGGCAAGGTCAAGAGCGCCAGGGTTAGCGCGGCCCACAGAATGGCCGGCTGGCCGAAATAGAGATCCCCCCCGAAAAAAAATGTGTCGAGCCCACGCCCCACGAATTGGATGAAAAACCCCAATCCGAACAAACCAAAAACGATGGCCGGCACGCCCGCCAGGTTTTGAATGGCCAGGCGAACCAGGTGAACCCAACGGGATCCTTTGGGGGCGTATTCTTGGAGGTATATGGCGGTGGAGACGCCTAAGGGCACCGCGGCCAGGGTCATCAGAAGGACGAGGGCGGCGGTTCCGAAAATAGCGGGAAAAATACCGCCTTCCGTCATGCCGTGCTGTGGAGCTTGGGAAAGAAAGGTCCAGGAAATATGCCCGATCCCGTGGCGAACAATGTTGCCCAGGATCAGGGCCACCATGAGGGTTAAAGCGAGACACGCCAGACCCGTGGCCACGGTGAAAAAGACGCTGGTGAAATTTATCCAGAGCCGTTTCATCGTTTCCCCGTA carries:
- a CDS encoding GldG family protein, translating into MSLPAHNQRQFRLSLLSGTGVLLVLGALIFANLLGNHFFARWDWTSGGRYSLSQASVDLVNGLEDPVFIRLYLSPGLPQPYESQGRYIQDLLNEWRSSSRGKISLETIAPNGSDEMDREFRRLNIQPGRFTQESADQFQVREGYIAMVIHYQDKQDIIPFVQDVNTLEYELASRIRVMSQEKKKTLFFISNHNEVSPNFIKEGPAGRLFEEFHVEPTQLSTLDSGLTPDAIFLLGPQSKLSEEELSVLDTYVSSGIPLVVALNRRVVFPQNFRSMAQDTGLESFLEHYGIRVEREFVMDNQCRNIGMQSKGSAFLVKYFPFIMADALQRENQALKGIDVLSFPFASALTSTLGSPSTLTFTWMARSSPNSWVWPGFYNVDPPNIQKQMESEPPTSFKRVGRDKDLGPFTLAALVEGSTVSFREPQQPAPQIKLVVIGTSFFANPQIPNAPGNPLFLLSLARWLTQDGNYLSIPPKSSPFRPLKPVPPWGRPLIKVVGYFFVPFLVILAGFLHWQNRVRTREKIHGIYSRREIPPNA
- a CDS encoding ABC transporter permease subunit, which translates into the protein MRVSRAWLLTKKEWKESFNSPMPYIVLVLFFLLQGWFFTSSLFLGGQANLDSFFGTLPLMLGIFVPALTMRLFSEEFKTGTIETLATLPLDDAEIVMGKYGAILSIWLIMVLFSLPYFGILIALGPPDFGQMAGGFFGTILLGAFYGSLGLLASSFTRSQVVGFLLGFLFCFAFFMVGQAADYMPGVPGQLLSFLGVNRHFEGFLKGVVDTRDILYFLSGTFLALTGTLASFNARRWR
- a CDS encoding ABC transporter ATP-binding protein; this encodes MIDVKNLTKEYGSTRAVTDVSFTVNPGEVVGLLGPNGAGKSTTLRVLTGYLPPTSGVIKMGGWDVQENPMDVRRRVGYLSEANPLYESLGVWESLRLFARLREIPENRMDSRIDEVAEQCSLLEVMSKDVGELSKGYRQRLGLALAILHDPQILILDEPTSALDPNQQKEVRDLILRLKEKKTVLLSTHILPEAQKICDRILIIHKGKIAAQGTLEELQKGVTRTQTFYVRLRGPADRVSAKLRSLPGVTAVEHIDDAEPGCPGFRVSASEDLREQMGRLAAETGWPLMELRRPTAALDDIFRQFTEAK
- the mutY gene encoding A/G-specific adenine glycosylase, whose translation is MPFISPAQRAGLRRKLLNWYWVHGRHALPWRGTFDSYHVLVSEFMLQQTTVRTVIPYFHRFMKSFPTVRHLARAPLENVLERWAGLGYYARARNLHGAARMLVRDYGGEVPSSIEKAQSLPGVGPYTAGALLSFAHDQSEALVDGNVIRVFARIFGIKRETREPQTQKKIWTLTRALLPPKGARHFNSALMDFGATVCLPRSPACEVCPLSDLCWAHKNGWVDRLPLSRKATVKRVVRLNAFLVQRGGKFLLRRRPLGGLWGGLWEIPLVETHGKRKEAEGKSYAPLVRLREIRHVLSHRDLRVSIWKSDVITTAEGARWVKKSQIQKMAISSLTKKILGFKKTS
- the phoU gene encoding phosphate signaling complex protein PhoU, translating into MERHFDEDLRLLKERLLRMGSIAEEMIQKAVKALYERRDELTSEVFELEKQVNQMHVEIDDRCLKLIALHQPMAIDLRLIASAMKINTDLERIADQAVNVSQTCHYHLLKETPVPEVALLTRMSEISQKMLRDSLDAFARKDVELAKSVFTQEEEEDKLKTTALTSLIERLKNDPERSCQYVDLILLSRNLERIGDHATNVAEDVIFMVQGKDIRHHLGDPIN
- the pstB gene encoding phosphate ABC transporter ATP-binding protein; amino-acid sequence: MSPDVLADLPLQPAPETLSAPPVIETRGLNLYYGNFHALKDVTIPIPPRTITAFIGPSGCGKSTLLRTFNRMNDLIRGVRITGEVLLDSQTILGPGIDLISLRKRVGMVFQRPNPFPISIFENVAYGPRVHHFKTQQRLPEIVEQSLRATGLWKEVKDKLNEPALTLPPEQQQRLCISRLLAVKPDVLLMDEPCSALDPIATQRIEEMILGLKEQYSIVIVTHNMQQAARVSAMTAYFYLGELVEFGPTGRIFTSPQETRTEQYITGRFG
- a CDS encoding phosphate ABC transporter ATP-binding protein, giving the protein MSLSTPALKEKIRARQIRITAGDKALLEDVSLSLIQNEILAIIGPAGSGKTTFLRCLNRLTDLEDGLTISGELLLDDDNILAPGIDVSAIRRRVSMVFATPTPLPMSIADNLRLGLRFQNKSADFEQRLEESLRASFLWDEVKDRLNLSALALSGGQQQRLCLARSLMLHPEVLLLDEPCSGLDPISTAKIEEAMQGLKKVMSIVLVTNNVKQASRTSDRTAFLLMGELVELSETGQLFTNPKEQRTADYVSGRFG
- the pstA gene encoding phosphate ABC transporter permease PstA, producing the protein MKRLWINFTSVFFTVATGLACLALTLMVALILGNIVRHGIGHISWTFLSQAPQHGMTEGGIFPAIFGTAALVLLMTLAAVPLGVSTAIYLQEYAPKGSRWVHLVRLAIQNLAGVPAIVFGLFGLGFFIQFVGRGLDTFFFGGDLYFGQPAILWAALTLALLTLPTVVVSTEEALRVVPQNHREVAYSLGATRWQMVRHVLLPQAVGGILTGTILAVSRGAGEVAPILFTGAAYFLPHLPTRLNHQFMELGYHVYVLATQSPDVDATMPILYATVLVLLALTFGLNFTAIIIRSKIRRRLQGR